A single region of the Anaerostipes rhamnosivorans genome encodes:
- a CDS encoding iron-containing alcohol dehydrogenase, giving the protein MGRFTLPRDLYFGKGSLETLKTLDGKKAVLVIGGGSMKRFGFVDQVVDYLKEAGIETKLIEGVEPDPSVETVFKGAEIMREFEPDWIVAMGGGSPIDAAKAMWIFYEHPETTFDDVKDPFTVPKLRNKARFLAIPSTSGTATEVTAFAVITDYSSGIKYPLADFEITPDVAIVDPALAETMPPKLTSYTGMDALTHAIEAYVAGLHSPFSDPLAIDAIEMVFDNLKASYEGDMTARENMHYAQCLAGMSFSNALLGIVHSLAHKTGAVFDTGHITHGCANAIYLPYVIQFNAKVCEDRYAAIARKIGLPGNSDKALTLSLIEAIRDMNKKLNIVSNLKDFGINEEEFNQKKRMIAERAVADACTGSNPRETSVDDMEKVLECIYYGKDVIF; this is encoded by the coding sequence ATGGGAAGATTTACATTACCTAGAGATTTGTACTTTGGAAAAGGATCACTTGAGACACTGAAGACGCTGGACGGAAAAAAAGCTGTTTTAGTCATCGGCGGCGGATCTATGAAACGTTTTGGATTTGTAGACCAGGTTGTTGATTATTTAAAAGAAGCAGGCATAGAGACAAAATTAATTGAGGGAGTAGAGCCGGACCCTTCTGTTGAGACCGTATTTAAAGGTGCCGAGATTATGAGAGAGTTTGAACCGGACTGGATCGTGGCAATGGGCGGAGGATCTCCGATCGATGCTGCAAAAGCTATGTGGATCTTCTATGAACATCCGGAAACCACATTTGACGATGTAAAAGACCCATTCACAGTTCCAAAACTCAGAAACAAAGCAAGATTCCTTGCAATCCCTTCAACTTCAGGAACAGCTACGGAAGTGACGGCATTTGCTGTTATCACGGACTACAGTTCAGGCATTAAATATCCGCTGGCAGACTTTGAGATCACACCGGATGTTGCCATTGTAGACCCTGCACTGGCAGAGACGATGCCTCCGAAACTGACCTCTTATACAGGAATGGATGCACTGACCCATGCGATTGAAGCATATGTTGCCGGACTGCATTCACCATTTTCAGATCCTTTGGCAATCGATGCCATCGAGATGGTATTTGACAACTTAAAAGCTTCCTATGAGGGAGACATGACCGCACGTGAAAATATGCACTATGCACAATGTCTTGCAGGAATGTCATTCTCTAATGCACTGTTAGGAATTGTACATTCTTTAGCGCATAAGACAGGAGCAGTTTTTGATACAGGACATATCACACACGGATGTGCGAACGCTATCTATCTTCCGTATGTGATCCAGTTTAATGCAAAGGTATGCGAAGACCGCTATGCAGCCATTGCAAGAAAGATCGGCCTCCCTGGAAATTCCGATAAAGCACTGACACTTTCTTTGATTGAAGCAATCCGGGATATGAACAAGAAGCTGAACATTGTTTCCAACCTGAAAGATTTCGGAATCAATGAAGAAGAATTCAACCAGAAGAAGAGGATGATCGCGGAGCGTGCTGTGGCAGACGCATGTA
- the queC gene encoding 7-cyano-7-deazaguanine synthase QueC, which produces MSKPTKAVVVFSGGQDSTTCLFWAKKKYEEVIALSFNYGQKHSDELVCAKEICKKHGVEHHILDMGLLNQLAPNSLTRADIEVDKEAPETGTPNSFVDGRNMLFLTFAAVFAKQRGIHVLVTGVSQSDFSGYPDCRHVFITSLETTLTLAMDYEFEVITPLMWIDKKETWKMADDLGVFDIIRQETLTCYNGVKGDGCGDCPACKLRRKGMEAYLTERRN; this is translated from the coding sequence GGACAGGACAGCACCACCTGTCTGTTCTGGGCAAAGAAAAAATATGAGGAAGTCATTGCGCTTTCTTTTAACTATGGACAGAAGCATTCAGACGAGCTGGTCTGTGCAAAAGAAATCTGCAAAAAGCATGGGGTGGAGCATCATATCCTGGATATGGGCCTGCTAAACCAGCTGGCGCCAAATTCCCTGACCAGGGCGGATATTGAGGTGGACAAAGAAGCGCCAGAGACCGGTACACCCAATTCCTTTGTAGACGGAAGGAATATGCTCTTTCTTACATTCGCAGCTGTGTTTGCAAAACAGAGAGGGATTCATGTGTTGGTGACCGGTGTGTCACAGAGTGATTTCAGCGGATATCCAGACTGCAGACATGTGTTTATCACATCTCTTGAAACAACCCTGACGCTAGCAATGGACTACGAGTTTGAGGTGATCACTCCGCTCATGTGGATTGACAAAAAAGAGACATGGAAAATGGCCGATGATCTGGGAGTTTTTGATATTATCAGGCAGGAAACACTGACCTGTTATAACGGGGTAAAGGGCGACGGATGCGGTGACTGTCCTGCGTGCAAGCTGAGAAGAAAAGGAATGGAAGCCTATCTAACAGAGCGCCGGAACTGA